The Mesorhizobium loti genome includes a region encoding these proteins:
- a CDS encoding type II/IV secretion system protein codes for MNAPVQPQGIEAFLAFLEGEKVLTAHAAQRALGASRTSGHPFDTVMTELGLIGEQELANSLSRYLQAPTPVEIPEQVSPEMLASVPLVYLRENAILPLRMDAERLVVAVADPFSSATIDALAFHYERTLALRILPRRTITECIDRIEQSALAAVSNGGGGGEILDFGPDDLERLKDFAREAPIVRFVAETIHKAVDARATDIHIEPLEDHVRIRFRHDGMLSTVDTASIAMLSGISTRIKILSRLNIAERRLPQDGRMRIAVRGRDVDLRVSVIPSIHGEAIVLRILDRAGVELKLEKLGFDGAAQAKIRSMSQAANGIVLITGPTGSGKTTTLYSILAERSRPDVKIFTVEDPVEYRMAGITQLQVNPAIDLDFAAALRSILRQDPDIILLGEIRDRETAQVAVQAALTGHLVFSTLHTNSAAGALTRLRDMGIDGYLLGATIRGVIAQRLLRRICPTCHGAEQTGPACRTCNGSGYSGRTVTYEMLQVSPRIAELIDQGAGEMEIGRIAAEDDLVPMSAHATALARSQVTTMDEVRRVIDLAGGG; via the coding sequence ATGAACGCTCCCGTCCAGCCCCAGGGAATAGAGGCGTTTCTGGCCTTTCTCGAGGGCGAGAAGGTGCTGACCGCGCACGCGGCCCAACGCGCCTTGGGAGCATCGCGGACGTCAGGACACCCGTTCGATACGGTGATGACCGAACTCGGGCTGATCGGCGAGCAGGAGCTTGCCAACAGCCTCAGCCGCTATCTCCAGGCACCGACGCCGGTCGAGATTCCCGAACAGGTCAGCCCCGAAATGCTGGCAAGCGTGCCGCTGGTCTATCTCAGGGAAAACGCCATCCTGCCGCTGCGGATGGATGCCGAGCGGCTGGTTGTCGCCGTCGCCGATCCGTTCTCCTCGGCAACCATCGACGCGCTCGCCTTTCACTATGAGCGGACACTGGCGCTGCGTATCTTGCCAAGGCGCACGATCACCGAATGCATCGATCGCATCGAGCAATCGGCCCTGGCGGCCGTTTCAAATGGCGGCGGCGGTGGCGAGATCCTGGACTTCGGCCCCGACGACCTCGAACGGTTGAAGGATTTTGCCCGCGAGGCGCCGATCGTCCGCTTCGTCGCAGAGACCATCCACAAGGCGGTCGATGCAAGGGCCACCGACATCCACATCGAGCCACTCGAAGATCACGTTCGCATCCGCTTCAGGCATGACGGCATGCTGTCCACCGTCGACACAGCATCGATTGCGATGCTGTCCGGCATCTCCACCCGCATCAAGATCCTGTCGCGGCTCAACATTGCCGAACGGCGCTTGCCGCAGGATGGACGCATGCGCATCGCCGTGCGCGGCCGCGACGTCGACTTGCGCGTCTCGGTCATTCCGTCGATTCACGGCGAAGCCATCGTGCTTCGAATTCTTGACCGCGCCGGCGTCGAATTGAAGCTGGAGAAACTGGGTTTCGACGGTGCCGCGCAAGCCAAGATCCGCTCCATGTCGCAAGCCGCCAACGGCATCGTGCTGATCACCGGGCCGACCGGCAGCGGCAAGACGACGACGCTGTATTCCATACTCGCCGAGCGTTCGCGGCCGGACGTCAAGATCTTCACCGTCGAGGACCCGGTCGAATACCGGATGGCGGGCATCACCCAGCTGCAGGTCAACCCGGCGATCGACCTCGACTTTGCCGCCGCGCTGCGTTCGATCCTGCGGCAGGACCCCGACATCATCCTGCTCGGTGAAATTCGCGATCGCGAGACGGCGCAGGTCGCGGTCCAGGCGGCCCTGACCGGCCACCTGGTGTTTTCGACACTCCACACCAACAGTGCCGCGGGCGCGCTGACGCGGCTTCGCGACATGGGCATCGACGGCTACCTGCTCGGCGCGACGATCAGGGGCGTCATCGCACAGCGGCTGTTGCGCCGTATCTGCCCGACCTGCCACGGCGCGGAACAGACCGGTCCGGCCTGCCGCACCTGCAATGGCTCCGGCTACAGCGGGCGCACGGTGACCTACGAAATGCTGCAGGTGTCGCCGCGCATCGCCGAGCTTATCGACCAGGGTGCCGGCGAGATGGAGATCGGCCGGATTGCCGCCGAGGACGACCTCGTGCCGATGTCGGCCCACGCGACAGCCCTTGCCCGATCACAGGTCACCACGATGGACGAGGTCCGGCGTGTCATCGATCTCGCGGGAGGCGGCTGA
- a CDS encoding general secretion pathway protein GspK — protein sequence MSDRTSHDRASAGDESASSGFSLVAVLVFMLIVSAIVVPFAVTAKTRLMIANNEVEQERLSLLAEGLGNVVASELTGGSGTKTFALDSTPAACRSGAFSFDVRVQDHGGLIDLNAADDHLLALGFASLGFEQQASQALAEAAIRFRDNAKLFAGQPRPRSAVGPPQDKQAPFESVSELQEFSALASVPLQALHAAFTVNSKRGTISADRAPSRLRAALATGSSAAVVQAAEASAYTVDVVVRRDGSGITGEAGFIIEKSPVSDTAFWRVSRSPARDAGTLPAVAGSAGCEVLFGTEAAQLLQGWSS from the coding sequence ATGAGCGACCGCACCTCTCACGACAGGGCAAGCGCAGGCGACGAAAGCGCAAGCAGCGGCTTTTCGCTGGTCGCCGTGCTGGTGTTCATGCTGATCGTCTCAGCGATCGTCGTTCCCTTTGCCGTGACGGCGAAGACGCGGCTGATGATCGCCAACAACGAGGTCGAGCAGGAGCGCCTGTCGCTGCTTGCCGAGGGCCTGGGCAATGTGGTCGCGAGCGAATTGACCGGCGGCTCGGGGACGAAGACATTTGCGCTGGATTCCACGCCGGCGGCGTGCCGGTCGGGTGCGTTCAGTTTCGATGTGCGCGTCCAGGATCATGGCGGGCTGATCGATCTCAATGCCGCCGACGACCATTTGCTGGCGCTCGGTTTTGCGTCGCTCGGCTTCGAGCAGCAGGCGTCGCAAGCGCTGGCCGAGGCCGCGATCCGGTTTCGTGACAACGCCAAGCTGTTCGCCGGCCAGCCCCGGCCCAGAAGCGCCGTCGGGCCGCCGCAAGACAAGCAGGCGCCGTTCGAATCGGTGTCTGAGCTGCAGGAATTCTCGGCACTTGCGTCGGTGCCGCTGCAGGCCCTCCATGCCGCCTTCACGGTCAACTCGAAGCGCGGCACGATCAGCGCCGATCGTGCGCCGAGCCGTCTTCGCGCGGCTCTTGCCACCGGTTCCAGCGCCGCGGTCGTTCAGGCGGCCGAGGCATCGGCCTACACGGTCGACGTGGTCGTCAGACGCGACGGATCCGGGATCACGGGCGAAGCCGGGTTCATCATCGAGAAATCTCCGGTCAGCGACACGGCATTCTGGCGCGTCTCGCGAAGCCCGGCGCGTGACGCCGGCACATTGCCGGCAGTCGCCGGCAGTGCCGGCTGCGAGGTGCTTTTCGGCACCGAGGCGGCACAGCTCCTGCAGGGGTGGAGCTCATGA
- a CDS encoding general secretion pathway protein GspM, translating into MLSAILDTRPLVRRLIALALAAVTACILAWVAFAALDSVASAQAGIEEKRELLGQLQSVAALAKRLDSAASPVVAANPEFLTGESEAIIRGGLQKRLNAIAVANGVSVLSAGNAPVLSEAGVDFIGLRANLSGPLEGIHNAVLAIETSLPVLFIREATLRTTDVGPAAGRTGDPEIFAEILFYGPLQTQAAPPPGGVKP; encoded by the coding sequence ATGCTCTCCGCCATCCTCGACACAAGGCCGCTGGTCCGTCGCCTGATCGCCTTGGCCCTTGCAGCGGTGACGGCCTGTATCTTGGCCTGGGTGGCGTTCGCGGCGCTCGACAGCGTCGCCTCGGCGCAAGCCGGGATCGAGGAAAAGCGCGAGCTTCTCGGCCAGCTGCAGAGCGTGGCGGCCCTGGCCAAGCGCCTCGATAGCGCCGCCAGCCCGGTGGTCGCCGCAAATCCCGAGTTCCTCACCGGCGAGAGCGAAGCGATCATTCGCGGCGGGCTGCAAAAGCGGCTGAATGCGATCGCCGTCGCCAACGGGGTCAGCGTGCTGTCGGCCGGCAATGCACCGGTGCTCAGCGAAGCCGGCGTCGATTTCATCGGCCTGCGGGCCAACCTTTCGGGGCCGCTGGAAGGCATTCACAACGCCGTCCTCGCCATCGAAACCTCGCTGCCGGTGCTGTTCATTCGCGAGGCCACGCTGCGCACGACCGATGTCGGACCGGCTGCAGGACGGACCGGCGATCCCGAGATCTTTGCCGAGATCCTGTTTTACGGCCCGCTGCAAACGCAAGCCGCGCCGCCACCCGGTGGGGTCAAGCCATGA
- a CDS encoding PilN domain-containing protein, producing MATLNAQVLDFLDWWLDELRGVWTRIVPRQKQSSTSDWIVTLADDGIRAREANAPEFQSIPLALTASSDEVLALLQGGPRRKRPTFDIRVLPGLFLTRQLAARRLPLRQARDMAELDLLATTPIDPAQVHVVFARHAEQDCRYHVVKAKTLAAVSDAVRRAGGSVRSLSLSQPDSTLRADPLSLAAIWPPTARDRRGRTAWVAACSVLAGAVLVTFAHAHWRSWQAGADLDAQIADAQVLAKAARSSLQKRQAGIEQIEKIRQEKKTTASLVRVWAELTHLLPDTAWLTDLSAKGDDLTITGFSASAAELIQPLDASPLFSAPEFAAPVVRVPGQDGEHFTISAKIGAL from the coding sequence GTGGCGACACTCAACGCGCAGGTTCTGGATTTCCTCGACTGGTGGCTCGATGAGCTGCGAGGGGTCTGGACGCGGATTGTTCCCAGGCAAAAGCAATCTTCCACCAGCGACTGGATCGTCACCCTGGCGGATGACGGCATCCGTGCCCGCGAGGCCAATGCGCCGGAGTTCCAATCGATCCCGTTGGCGCTCACCGCATCCTCGGACGAGGTTCTGGCGCTTCTCCAGGGCGGGCCTCGGCGCAAGCGGCCGACCTTCGATATCCGGGTCCTGCCCGGGCTGTTCCTGACCCGGCAACTGGCGGCGCGGCGGCTGCCGCTTCGCCAGGCCCGGGACATGGCCGAGCTCGACCTTCTGGCCACCACGCCGATCGACCCGGCGCAGGTGCATGTCGTCTTCGCCAGGCACGCTGAACAGGACTGCCGCTACCATGTCGTCAAGGCGAAGACGCTTGCCGCCGTGTCGGACGCGGTGCGCCGGGCCGGCGGGTCCGTCCGCAGCCTGTCGCTGTCGCAACCGGACAGCACGCTGCGGGCCGATCCGCTCAGCCTCGCCGCCATCTGGCCACCGACGGCCCGCGACCGGCGCGGCAGAACCGCCTGGGTCGCGGCCTGTTCGGTGCTGGCCGGAGCGGTGCTGGTCACCTTTGCCCATGCGCATTGGCGCAGTTGGCAGGCAGGGGCGGACCTTGACGCGCAGATCGCCGATGCGCAGGTGCTGGCCAAGGCGGCACGCAGCTCGCTGCAGAAGCGCCAGGCCGGCATCGAGCAGATCGAAAAAATCCGCCAGGAAAAGAAGACCACGGCGTCGCTGGTTCGCGTCTGGGCCGAGCTGACGCACCTGCTTCCCGACACGGCCTGGCTGACCGATCTTTCCGCCAAGGGCGACGACCTGACCATTACAGGGTTTTCAGCCTCCGCCGCCGAACTGATCCAGCCGCTCGACGCCTCGCCGCTGTTTTCGGCGCCCGAATTCGCCGCGCCCGTGGTCAGGGTTCCCGGCCAGGACGGCGAGCACTTCACCATTTCGGCAAAGATCGGAGCGCTCTGA